Genomic window (Equus asinus isolate D_3611 breed Donkey chromosome 8, EquAss-T2T_v2, whole genome shotgun sequence):
AAATGCACAGTTGtgtatcctaattgtaagtcattcttgttcttctgtgtgggacgccaccacagcatggcttgatgagcagtgtgtaggtccgtgcccaggatccgaaccagcgaaccccgcgCCGCCAAAGGGGAgtaggcaaacttaaccactcggccatggggccggcccgcacccatttaaaaatacagaaataaactcAACAACTGggaatcattctttttcttttttcatcattcaCTTTTCTCCTTGAACTCCTATTACCACTCTACTTCCCCACAGACAATTTTACGCTTTTATCTTGAAAGTCTTTTATTGACCAATCTATCACactttcctatatatatatatatatatatatatatatatatatatactaattgaaatgaaaaaaatgtttccttcttgCAACCATAAGactctagttttaaaaaaaaatttcttctaggttatcattACAATTATTATGAGAACAGAACTGATCAAATAGCATAAAGATTGTACACATTTCTataactgttaaaaataaaaagtacattttttttagattttatttttttcctttttctccccaaagccccccggtacttagttgtatgttcttagttgtgggtccttctagttgtggcatgtgggatgctgcctcagcgtggctcgatgagcagtgccatgtccgcacccaggattggaaccgacgaacactgggccgcctgcagcagagcgtacgaactcaaccacttggccacggggccagccccccaaaaagtacatttttaatgAGATAATTGAAGTGGTGTTTATGGTGCCTTGATGAAAGAAATAGACTACATCTCTCTTTATTTAAGACAAGGTAAATTTATCCCCAGGAGATTTCATGGTTGAgaactatacttttttttttttttaagggggaGAAAGTCTATTGtaaaagggaaaagggaagaagaacTTCTACTGCTGGAGTTTACTGAGGAAGACCAATTCTGGGAAATTTGAGGATCTGGAAATTAAACCCCTTATATCTTCCAAGCCTGAATACCCTTTAGAGAGTTTTCAAGTTTCCCAATTTAAAGACTGTAGGCTTAGACGACTGGTGTGGGGTTCTTTAATAGAAGGGAGGGTTTGAGGTTCTGGGACTCTGAGGGCTTAGGGATGTAAGAGCCTCTGGGATCCTAGAAAGTGGCAAGATGCCCACCACTTATGGAATGTGCCAGGATGCAGGAGGTGGGAATCTCAGCAACTGGAACCGTGTTAACCTTTCCTGTTTCCCCATAAGCTCACCTTTGGACCCAGCCTTGCCTCTAGGAGTCCCTCCAGCCTTCCTAAAGCTGGGCGAGGTGGGGGTGCCGGCGAGGCAGGCGTCAAAGTGGGTTTCTTCTCTCTTCGTTCTTCCCTCAGCTCTCCtcgaggaagaggaggagacggGCCCCGAGGTATGTTACGAGCCTCATTTCGTCTCACAGCGGCAATTCGCACAGATCCTCCTCAAACCCCTCGCCCCATATCGCCTGGGCTCAGGTCCTGGAGCTCCTGGACAAAGTACAGCCCCCTGGTCATCACCGCCTGCGCCTCGGGGACCACCCTCGAGAAAAGGACAGAGAACCACCTACGTCCCACTGGCTTGGTTGGTCATTAGTTCTGTGGAGGAGCTTGAAAAGGCGCCAacaacaatagcaataataataccACCACACTTGTACAGCGCGTTGTGCTCATTTGTATGCATGTGTTGTGATTTCACGATTGGGAGATGTAGGAATCTGGACGTCGAAGTCGCTGCTGGACAGCTGCACGGGAGCTCGCAGCCCGTAGCACGCAAGGGCCTGGCACGGTCGGTTAAGCCGTGGAAACGGGCACCTGGCAGGTAGGAAAGCAGCGCCGGAAGGCTTGTTAATAGCCTAGCGGAAGGAAAAGGTTATATTTCCCTCTTAAGAAACTCCTGCCCTTCCGTGTACCCCTGCGCAGCCTTGGAGGGCCCAATCCTTAGCTGTCCTGTTCCGTTCCCCTCCCCTGCTTGCAAACGGGGCTCAGTCCACCCGCACGCGACTCGCCGGCGGCCGGGCCGGATGCGGGAAGTTCCTGATTGGCGGAGTCGCAGAAGCACCGGGAGAAAAGAGCTCCACTGGCGGAGCGCCCGAGTGCCAGCTTAGCCAACGCCGTACAGCAAGATGGCGCCCCCCAGGTACAGGGGGCTCCCTGCGAGGACCAACCGCCCCCTACAGGTCAGGGGAAGGGAGCTGCAGACTGGGTGGGCGGCACGGGAGGTGCCCGGGGGCGGGCCTACTGTCACTTCCGGCCACGGGGGCCGGAGAAACCGTGTTCCGTACGACAACATGGCCGCGCTCAGTACCTGTAGGCGGAAACTCTGCGACTTCCGGTCCAGAGTAGGGCCTGCGGTGGGAGGAGGAAGGCGGAGGGAACCATGCGAGGTTGTGAGATCAGCGGCGAGGGTCGCCTCGAGAGACCGTTACTGAGGTGGGGGCCGGACGGTGCGGGGAGCGAAGGCAGGGGCGGGAATGTCGAGGGAGAGGTACTGGGGAGTCCCGGGCGCTGAGTCTGAGGGGCAAGCTGTGGTACCTTCCTTCCTGTCCCTGAAGGGGAGTGGGGCGGCGAGGGGCtgaactgggggagggggacttGGCGGGAAGCTCACCCAGGGGAAGGGGCCGGACTCAGGGTTGGGATCCAAGAGGAATCGGGAGAGCCCAGCGCGGTGCTTACGATCGGTTACAGGTcacagagagagaatggggaaaaTTTGGGTGGGGTGAAAGGGAGGGGACTTGGGGTGAAATATTTCCAACCTAACGCCCCGGTTTGAGGAGACCCATCAAAGGGTAGAATATGGAGATAATCCAGGTAAGAGAAAGGGGAGTGGTTTTTGGGAGGGAACCTCCTTCTCCTGAGAGACAGTCTAGGAGTTGGGGTGATCCTTCAGGATGGGGTGAGGGTATGAATTTGACGTGTCTGAGAGCGAAAGGGGGAAAACACGTGAGTGGTGCCGACGGGGGTGTGGTATCTGTGCTAGGGGATGTCAGGGAAATCTGGAGTGCAGTGTGGGAGGTGGTCCAGGGGTTGGCAGGAATCAACTTGCCAACTATGAGAAATAATGGGAAAACACAACAGAAAGACCGGATATCGACTTGAGGGGTGGAGCTGGGAGTGAGAACTCAAGGTTTTCAGGCGGTTTGGGGCTCCCatagtaaagggctgaaaagtaCATGGTACTAATGCTTCCTGAAGATAGGCAGTGAGGACACTGTTGGGCAGGGCTGGGTGTTACTGAAACCCAAGAAGACTGGAAAATGTGTGAGATGAAGGGATGGGGCTATGCTGGCGGGGCTCTTTCTGAGGCCCCATCCCCTTCCAGCAGGAATTCCGAAATCCCCAACACTTCCTCCCTCCTGGGGATTTGATCCCCCATGGCCACCGCTAACAGCATCATCGTGCTGGATGATGATGACGAAGATGAAGCAGCTGCTCAGCCAGggccctcccacccaccccccaatCCGGCCTCACCCCAGGCAGAAGCCCCTGGCTCCTCTCAGCCCCGTGGGGCCAGAGGAAGCAGTAGTTCGGGCGGCAAGAAATGCTACAAGTTGGAGAATGAGAAGCTGTTTGAAGAGGTGAGCTTTAGGGGAGAAGATTCTTCTTGTACCCCAGGGAGGGGGATGGCTGACTGGCTCTCCTGTCCGTTCTTCCCCACTAACCTTCTTTCTCTCAACCCCCTCCCTtgtctctttccccctcccttcttcccctgaACCCTCTAGTTCCTTGAACTGTGTAAGACGCAGACGGCAGACCACCCTGAGGTGGTCCCATTCCTCTATAACCGGCAGCAGCGGGCCCACTCTCTGTTTCTGGCCTCAGCGGAGTTCTGCAACATCCTCTCTCGGGTGCTGTCCCGGGCCCGGAGCCGGCCAGCTAAGCTCTATGTCTACATTAATGAGCTCTGCACTGTTCTCAAGGCCCACTCAGCCAAGAAGAAGCTGAACCTGGCCCCGGCTGCCACCACCTCTAGTGAGCCCTCTGGGAATAGCCCTCCCACAGACCCCTCCTTGGACTCCACAAATGCTGAGACGGCTGCCACTGAGGCCCCAAGGACCCGTGGTTCCCGGCGGCAGATCCAGCGTTTGGAGCAGCTGCTAGCGCTCTATGTGGCAGAAATCCGGCGGCTGCAGGAAAAGGAGCTGGATCTCTCAGAATTGGACGACCCCGACTCCACGTACCTGCAGGAGGCGAGGTTGAAGCGGAAGCTGATCCGCCTCTTTGGGCGGCTGTGTGAGTTGAAAGACTGCTCTTCACTGACGGGCCGGGTCATAGAGCAGCGCATCCCCTACCGGGGCACCCGCTACCCAGAGGTTAACAGGCGCATCGAGCGGCTCATCAACAAGCCAGGGCCTGATACCTTCCCTGACTATGGAGATGTGCTGCGGGCCGTGGAGAAGGCAGCTGCTCGGCACAGCCTTGGCCTCCCCCGACAGCAGCTCCAGCTCATGGCTCAGGATGCCTTCCGAGATGTGGGCATCAGGTTACAGGAGCGACGCCACCTCGATCTCATCTACAACTTTGGCTGTCACCTCACCGATGACTATAGGCCAGGTAGGGATTAGTGAGATACCCGTCAGTAGCCCTTATATGGCAGGTATGTGCTGGAGGGGGCCTCTCTCTAGTTCCTTCTACGATTTTGGCTGAGTACTCTGACTGTATATCTTCCCACGTAGGCACTGACCCTGCACTGTCAGATCCCACTCTAGCCCGGCGCCTACGGGAAAACCGGAGCTTGGCTATGAGCCGGCTGGACGAGGTCATCTCCAAATATGCAGTGATGCAAGACAAGAGTGAGGAGGgtgagagacagaagagaagagccCGGCTCCCCCAGGCCACCTCTTCTCACCCTGCAGACTCCCCCAAAGCCTCCTTGGATTCTGGTGAGGTATGGAAGGGATACACCCTTCAGAGAAACCTTGTCCTTCCCCTGCACTGGCCAGCAGGGAGTCCAGGGTGACTGACGGGGGAGTGTGCAGAAGGAACGCAAGAACCAGACCCTCTGGGGCAAGGGAGTCCTTAGAGAAACTCCTTTGTCTCCCAGGGCCCTAGTGGAATGGCATCCCAGGAGTGCCCTACCACCTCCAAGGTTGAGACAGATGATGAAGAAGATGAGGAAAgtgatgaggaagaggaagaagaggaggaggaggaagacgagGAGGAGGACGACGACGAGGAGGAGGACGACGACGAGGAGGCCACAGATTCCGAAGAAGAGGAGGATCTGGAACAGATGCAGGAAGGTCAGGacgatgaagaggaggaggaggaagaaggtatGTCAAGACAACAGGCTCCTCATATGTCACTTCCCTCAACTCTGTGGGTGGGCGTGAGCCACCTGTTTGAGACCCCGCCCGTCGTCCTCTTAGTCCTAGTGTCCTCTCAGTAGTATTCTTTCTCCTAGTTctcatcctccctctcccctcttttcttcttttccaggtAAGGATGGAGACAAGAGCCCCATGTCCCCACCACAGATCTCCACTGAAAAGAACCTGGAACCTAGCAAAGGCATCAACAGGTCTTCAGGGGAAGAGCAAAACAAAGAACTCAGAGGGTCACCATCGTCACTGTCAGAAGAACCCCTGGCCCCCTCCAGCATAGATGCTGAAAGCAATGGAGAACGCCTGGAGGAGTTGCCCCTGGACGAGGAGAGCCCTGTGTCTCAGCTCTTTGAGCTAGAGATTGAAGCCTTGCCCCTGGATACCAACCCTTCCCCCGAGGAGAGGGACgtttc
Coding sequences:
- the DAXX gene encoding death domain-associated protein 6; amino-acid sequence: MATANSIIVLDDDDEDEAAAQPGPSHPPPNPASPQAEAPGSSQPRGARGSSSSGGKKCYKLENEKLFEEFLELCKTQTADHPEVVPFLYNRQQRAHSLFLASAEFCNILSRVLSRARSRPAKLYVYINELCTVLKAHSAKKKLNLAPAATTSSEPSGNSPPTDPSLDSTNAETAATEAPRTRGSRRQIQRLEQLLALYVAEIRRLQEKELDLSELDDPDSTYLQEARLKRKLIRLFGRLCELKDCSSLTGRVIEQRIPYRGTRYPEVNRRIERLINKPGPDTFPDYGDVLRAVEKAAARHSLGLPRQQLQLMAQDAFRDVGIRLQERRHLDLIYNFGCHLTDDYRPGTDPALSDPTLARRLRENRSLAMSRLDEVISKYAVMQDKSEEGERQKRRARLPQATSSHPADSPKASLDSGEGPSGMASQECPTTSKVETDDEEDEESDEEEEEEEEEEDEEEDDDEEEDDDEEATDSEEEEDLEQMQEGQDDEEEEEEEGKDGDKSPMSPPQISTEKNLEPSKGINRSSGEEQNKELRGSPSSLSEEPLAPSSIDAESNGERLEELPLDEESPVSQLFELEIEALPLDTNPSPEERDVSSSRKQSKDPLTTVLENGAAMVTSTSFNGGVSPHTRGDSSPPCKKSRKEKQTGAGPLENSYVERQRAVHEKNDKKICALPSPPSPLASMAPVADSSTRVDSPSHGLVTSSLCSPSPARLSQTPQSQPSQPGTYKMSVATQCDPEEIIVLSDSD